CGCTCCCCACCCTAGCAGACGACCGACGCGATCGCGGTTCCGTTGAGCACTGTTTGCAACCCCTGTTGATGGTGTGGATCAGAGCTGAACTTGCTGCAATAGTTGCCCTGAAGGAATCCAAGCCGTCTGCAACCCAGCCTGTTTTGCCCCTTCCAGATGCTGCGGACTGTCATCCAAAAACAGCGTGCGGCTGGGATCAAGCTGATGACGATCAATCACGGTCTGGAAAATGCTGGCGTGGGGTTTGCGATCGCCCAATTGGTGGGAGTAGTAAGCCTGCTCAAACAGGGCTGGTAAACCGCTGTGGCGATCGCCGTGGTCATCAATGAAGCGCTGTTCAAAGGCTTCTTGATGGATAGCATTCGTGTTGGACAGTAGAAAAATCGGACGCTGCGATCGCAGTTGTTCCAAGAACTCCACATGCACCAGTGGCACGCCGCCGAGCATGGCATTCCACGCCGCATCAATGGCGCGATCGCTCAACTCTTGCCCCAACAACTGGCGGAGACCATGCCGAAAAGTGGCTGGATCGATCCGACCGGTTTCAAAGTCATCAAACAGCGCCGTTTGTTGTTGTTGGCTGTAAAGGGTCTGCCAGTCGCAGCCGCAGAACTCTTCAAACGCACGACGGGTCGCATGATAATTGAGGTCTAAAATCACGCCACCGAAGTCGAAAATGATGGCGTCGTAGTCCAACAGCTGAAGCATGGAGCGTCCTGAAGTAAGCGATCGCGGCAATCTTTTGCACAACCTACCGTTGTCTGCGATCGCAGAGCAATTTGTTTCGTTAGCGCAGGGCGATCGCTGCCGAATTGAGCAAATCGTCTCAGCCGGTCAGGCTTCACCACCTGACTTTTGGTACGACCAAGACGAAACCGAGTTCGTGCTGATTCTGCAGGGTGAAGCTGAGTTGGAATGCGAAGGCGAAGCGCCGCAGATCCTCTGCGTTGGGGATTGGCGGATCTTGCCGCCGCACTGTCGCCACCGCGTCAACTACACCCAAGCCACCCCCCAGACCGTTTGGCTAGCAGTGTTTTATCCCGCCGCAACGGGCACTTGAGGCGGTTGTAGACAACGGATCGCCTCTAACAAACCACGCGCCTTATTCAGGGTTTCCTCGTACTCCTTGATTGGCACAGAATCAGCGACCACACCGGCCCCAGCTTGCACACTGACCCGATGACCGCTGCCTTCCGCTTGCACAATCATCGTGCGGATCGTGATGGCGGTATTTAGCTGACCCTCAAAGTCGTAGTAGCCATAGGCACCAGAGTAGGGGCCGCGCCGACAGCCTTCCAGCTCATGGATGATTTCCATAGCGCGAATTTTGGGCGCACCACTGACGGTTCCTGCCGGAAACGTTGCCCGTAGCAAATCCCAAGCATCGCGATCGCGATCGAGCAGTCCCACCACATTGCTCACGATGTGCATGACGTGGGAGTAGCGCTCAATCACCATCAATTCATCGACACGGACGCTGCCTTTTTCGCAGACGCGGCCTAGGTCATTACGGCCAAGGTCCACCAGCATGACGTGCTCAGCCACTTCTTTTGGATCAGCCAGTAGATCAGTGGCGAGAGCAGCATCTTCTGGAGCGGTACGACCCCGTGGACGAGTACCCGCGATCGGGCGAACCGTGGCTATTTGGCGATCGGGCTGGTGAGGATCTTTCTCAGCTTTGACCATCACCTCAGGGCTGGAGCCAATCAACTGCCAGTCACCAAACCGGAAAAAAGCCATGTAGGGCGAGGGATTGATCAGGCGCAGCGACCGATAGAGATCAAAGGGATCGCCACTGTAGTGCGTCGTCAGCCGTTGTGACAGCACGACTTGGAAAATGTCGCCAGCGCGAATGTAGTCCTGCCCCGTTTGAACATTGGCGCAGAATTGCTCCTGGGTGGTGTTGCTCTGATAATCGACCGGGCGCTGCGGTGCAGATTGGGGCGGCAGCCATGGCAACTGGCGATCGCTGGCACTCAGCGATCCTTGGAAACGATTGACCAGTTCTTGCACACGATTACAAGCCAGCGCATAAGCGCGATGCAAATCTGGCTCCGCTTGTAGATCCGCATAGGCGATTGCGTAGAGCCGACGCTTCACCTGATCGAAGATCATCAGGCTATCGACCTGCATCCAGCAGCCATCGGGTAGATCGTCTTCGCCGCCGCTGTGAACCGGCACTCGCGGTTCAATCCAGCGCATCAGCTCATAACCCCAGAAGCCAAACAGTCCGCCAACCCCCGAGGGCAATTGCGGCAAATGGACGGGCTGATAGGGCGCTAGACATTGCTTAAGTGCGGCAAATGGATCGCCG
The sequence above is a segment of the Synechococcus elongatus PCC 11801 genome. Coding sequences within it:
- a CDS encoding HAD family hydrolase → MLQLLDYDAIIFDFGGVILDLNYHATRRAFEEFCGCDWQTLYSQQQQTALFDDFETGRIDPATFRHGLRQLLGQELSDRAIDAAWNAMLGGVPLVHVEFLEQLRSQRPIFLLSNTNAIHQEAFEQRFIDDHGDRHSGLPALFEQAYYSHQLGDRKPHASIFQTVIDRHQLDPSRTLFLDDSPQHLEGAKQAGLQTAWIPSGQLLQQVQL
- a CDS encoding cupin domain-containing protein, with product MERPEVSDRGNLLHNLPLSAIAEQFVSLAQGDRCRIEQIVSAGQASPPDFWYDQDETEFVLILQGEAELECEGEAPQILCVGDWRILPPHCRHRVNYTQATPQTVWLAVFYPAATGT
- a CDS encoding anthranilate synthase component I family protein, translating into MIYPDFATFASLAEQGNFIPVYQEWVADLDTPVSAWYRICRDRPYSFLLESVEGGEHLGRYSFLGCDPLWVLEARGDRTTRRFRDGSEEVFSGDPFAALKQCLAPYQPVHLPQLPSGVGGLFGFWGYELMRWIEPRVPVHSGGEDDLPDGCWMQVDSLMIFDQVKRRLYAIAYADLQAEPDLHRAYALACNRVQELVNRFQGSLSASDRQLPWLPPQSAPQRPVDYQSNTTQEQFCANVQTGQDYIRAGDIFQVVLSQRLTTHYSGDPFDLYRSLRLINPSPYMAFFRFGDWQLIGSSPEVMVKAEKDPHQPDRQIATVRPIAGTRPRGRTAPEDAALATDLLADPKEVAEHVMLVDLGRNDLGRVCEKGSVRVDELMVIERYSHVMHIVSNVVGLLDRDRDAWDLLRATFPAGTVSGAPKIRAMEIIHELEGCRRGPYSGAYGYYDFEGQLNTAITIRTMIVQAEGSGHRVSVQAGAGVVADSVPIKEYEETLNKARGLLEAIRCLQPPQVPVAAG